One window from the genome of bacterium encodes:
- a CDS encoding HypC/HybG/HupF family hydrogenase formation chaperone: MCLAVPGKGLKIYEENGLRMGRIDYAGAENAACLSCVPEAAVGRYVIVHAGFALQVLDEDEAAATLRTLTELNALIDEDDDAGPAGDRP; this comes from the coding sequence ATGTGCCTCGCGGTGCCCGGCAAGGGGCTGAAGATCTACGAGGAGAACGGCCTGAGGATGGGCCGCATCGACTACGCGGGCGCCGAGAACGCGGCCTGCCTGTCCTGCGTGCCCGAGGCGGCGGTGGGTCGGTACGTCATCGTGCACGCCGGCTTCGCCCTGCAGGTCCTCGACGAGGACGAGGCCGCCGCCACGCTGCGCACCTTGACCGAGCTGAACGCGCTGATCGACGAGGACGACGACGCCGGCCCGGCCGGAGACCGGCCATGA
- a CDS encoding RNA polymerase sigma factor, which produces MGGDTTDSLAARATRGDRDAFRRLVASEARLLLAVAYRYCGDWDTAADLCQETWLQVHARFDDYDPGRPFRPWLRAVHRRTCLQHLRRPSVRRERPTPTDVLYGLLESDPAPDPLTRLAADDLVAHVRRGLAVLPPRQQEVLAAVDLEQDDPAETAARLGMSWATLRTTLHFARKRLAESLRRLEVET; this is translated from the coding sequence ATGGGTGGCGACACGACCGACAGCCTGGCCGCACGGGCCACACGGGGGGACCGGGACGCCTTCCGGCGCCTGGTCGCGTCGGAGGCGCGCCTGCTGCTGGCCGTCGCCTACAGATACTGCGGGGACTGGGATACCGCGGCCGACCTCTGCCAGGAGACCTGGCTCCAGGTCCACGCCCGCTTCGACGACTACGACCCCGGCCGGCCGTTCCGTCCCTGGTTGCGCGCCGTCCACCGCCGGACCTGCCTGCAGCACCTGCGCCGCCCGAGCGTGCGCCGGGAACGCCCGACGCCGACGGATGTCCTGTACGGGCTGCTCGAATCCGATCCGGCGCCGGATCCGCTCACGCGCCTGGCGGCCGACGACCTGGTGGCGCACGTGCGCCGCGGCCTGGCCGTCCTGCCGCCCCGGCAGCAGGAGGTCCTGGCCGCCGTCGACCTGGAGCAGGACGATCCCGCCGAGACCGCGGCGCGGCTCGGCATGAGCTGGGCGACACTGCGCACGACCCTGCATTTCGCACGCAAGCGGCTGGCCGAGAGCCTGCGCCGCCTGGAGGTAGAGACATGA
- the hypF gene encoding carbamoyltransferase HypF produces MARARRRLRVDGIVQGVGFRPFVFNLAEQLGLAGGVCNTSDGVFIEIEGDRDTLVAFRTRLEADAPALSRITSVDELEIEPTGDVAFTIRRSEDTPGNATLVPPDAAVCADCLGEIRDPGDRRHRYPFTNCTNCGPRLTIIDRIPYDRSRTSMARFAMCARCRAEYEDPRDRRFHAQPNACPDCGPRLWLEGPDAETAGDALVACARRLAGGSIGALKGLGGFHLAVRADDEAAVVRLRARKHREAKPLAVMVTDLDAARGLARVDRDEAALLAAPESPILLLERRADAGLADAVAPGHRRVGLMLPYTPLHHLLFDALAPHGVRALVMTSGNAGDEPICLGNDEARVRLAGICDFLLLHDRDILRRADDSVVQILDGRPRLLRRSRGYAPVPVILRGTAAAGPAVLAVGGELKNTVCLLKEDRAFLSPHVGDLENLQAHAFFRETVDTLQRLFECEPGIIAHDLHPRYLSTQWARAQTGKRLVGVQHHHAHLVAVLAEHGLDRPAVGLILDGTGYGPDGTIWGGEILYGDASGFERLGHLEPVPLPGGDAAIRHPWRTAVGYLRHACSDDLPGLPLLHDRPVAQILEMLDKGINAPLTSSAGRLFDAVAALTGRWADVHYEAQAAIEFTALTTAAEVGAAQPLPWEIETREGAIVPLVAPVIRGAAAALAAGADAAALSARFHRTLLDMFTAAAVQACAAAGTHEVALSGGVFQNEILMRGMTGALADAGLVPLAPRLLPANDGGLALGQAACARS; encoded by the coding sequence ATGGCCCGGGCGCGCCGCAGGCTACGTGTCGATGGCATCGTGCAGGGCGTGGGATTCCGCCCCTTCGTCTTCAACCTGGCCGAACAGCTGGGACTGGCCGGCGGGGTGTGCAACACCAGCGATGGCGTCTTCATCGAGATCGAGGGAGACAGGGACACCCTGGTCGCGTTCCGCACCCGGCTGGAAGCCGACGCCCCGGCCCTGTCGCGCATAACATCGGTCGACGAGCTTGAGATCGAACCGACCGGCGATGTCGCCTTCACCATCCGCCGCAGCGAGGATACGCCCGGCAACGCCACGCTGGTGCCCCCCGACGCGGCGGTCTGCGCGGACTGCCTGGGCGAGATCCGAGATCCCGGCGACCGCCGCCACCGCTACCCGTTCACCAACTGCACCAACTGCGGGCCCCGCCTGACGATCATCGACCGCATCCCCTACGACCGTTCCCGCACGAGCATGGCCCGTTTCGCCATGTGCGCGCGCTGCCGGGCCGAGTACGAGGATCCGCGCGACCGGCGCTTCCACGCCCAGCCCAACGCCTGCCCCGACTGCGGGCCGCGCCTCTGGCTGGAGGGACCGGACGCCGAAACCGCCGGGGACGCCCTCGTCGCCTGCGCGCGGCGTCTCGCCGGCGGCAGCATCGGCGCCCTCAAGGGCCTCGGCGGCTTCCACCTGGCGGTGCGGGCGGACGACGAGGCGGCGGTCGTGCGCCTGCGCGCGCGCAAGCACCGCGAGGCGAAGCCACTGGCGGTGATGGTGACCGACCTGGATGCCGCGCGCGGGCTGGCCCGCGTCGACCGGGACGAGGCGGCTCTGCTCGCCGCGCCGGAGAGCCCCATCCTGCTGCTGGAGCGCCGCGCGGACGCGGGGCTGGCCGACGCGGTCGCGCCCGGCCATCGCCGCGTGGGCCTGATGCTCCCCTATACGCCCCTGCACCACCTGCTCTTCGACGCGCTGGCGCCGCACGGCGTCCGCGCCCTGGTGATGACCAGCGGCAACGCCGGCGACGAACCCATCTGCCTGGGCAACGACGAGGCGCGCGTGCGCCTAGCGGGGATCTGCGACTTCCTGCTGCTGCACGACCGCGACATCCTGCGCCGCGCCGACGACTCGGTGGTCCAGATCCTCGACGGCCGCCCGCGGCTGCTGCGCCGCAGCCGCGGCTACGCGCCGGTGCCGGTCATCTTGCGGGGGACGGCGGCGGCCGGGCCGGCCGTGCTGGCCGTCGGCGGCGAGCTGAAAAACACGGTCTGCCTGCTGAAGGAGGACCGGGCCTTCCTTTCCCCCCACGTCGGCGATCTCGAGAACCTCCAGGCCCATGCGTTCTTCCGGGAGACCGTCGACACGCTGCAGCGGCTGTTCGAATGCGAACCCGGGATCATCGCCCACGACCTGCACCCGCGTTACCTGTCCACGCAGTGGGCGCGGGCGCAGACGGGCAAGCGACTGGTCGGCGTGCAGCACCACCACGCGCACCTCGTGGCGGTGCTGGCCGAGCACGGGTTGGACCGGCCCGCCGTGGGGCTGATCCTCGACGGCACCGGTTACGGTCCCGACGGCACCATCTGGGGGGGCGAGATCCTCTACGGCGACGCCTCGGGATTCGAGCGCCTGGGCCATCTCGAACCTGTGCCGCTGCCGGGCGGCGACGCGGCCATCCGTCACCCCTGGCGCACGGCGGTGGGCTACCTGCGCCACGCCTGCAGCGACGATCTGCCCGGTCTGCCCTTGCTGCACGACAGGCCCGTGGCGCAGATCCTGGAGATGCTGGACAAGGGGATCAACGCGCCGTTGACCAGCAGCGCCGGACGTCTCTTCGACGCCGTCGCCGCCCTGACCGGCCGCTGGGCGGACGTGCATTACGAAGCCCAGGCGGCCATCGAGTTCACGGCGCTGACCACGGCGGCGGAGGTGGGCGCCGCGCAACCCCTGCCCTGGGAGATCGAGACGCGCGAAGGCGCGATCGTGCCCCTGGTGGCGCCGGTGATCCGCGGCGCGGCCGCGGCCCTGGCCGCCGGTGCGGACGCCGCCGCCTTGAGCGCCCGCTTCCACCGCACCCTGCTGGACATGTTCACGGCCGCCGCGGTGCAGGCCTGCGCGGCTGCCGGCACCCACGAGGTGGCGCTGTCGGGAGGGGTGTTCCAGAACGAGATCCTCATGCGGGGCATGACCGGCGCCCTCGCGGACGCCGGCCTGGTTCCCCTCGCGCCTAGGCTGCTCCCGGCGAACGACGGGGGACTCGCCCTGGGACAGGCGGCGTGCGCAAGGTCCTGA
- the hypB gene encoding hydrogenase nickel incorporation protein HypB, with translation MCDTCGCGHPGDAVTFRKPGESGAHGRDHDHPHDHHRDHDHPHHPPHGAPRTIVIERDILRRNDLTAARNRGWFEAKGILALNLVSSPGSGKTTLLERTVTALRDEMPIVVIEGDQQTLTDAERIAAAGAPVLQVNTGHGCHLDSEMIRRAADELAPADGALLLIENVGNLVCPALFDLGEAAKVVIISTTEGDDKPLKYPTMFAVSDLCVINKTDLLPYVDFDIETCKRAARRVNPDLAFVEVSATTGDGLDGWFAWLRRRRAEPKG, from the coding sequence ATGTGCGACACCTGCGGCTGCGGCCACCCCGGCGACGCCGTGACCTTCCGCAAGCCCGGCGAGAGCGGAGCGCACGGTCGTGATCACGATCACCCCCACGATCATCATCGCGATCACGACCACCCGCATCACCCCCCCCACGGCGCGCCGCGCACCATCGTTATCGAGCGGGACATCCTGCGGCGCAACGACCTGACCGCCGCGCGCAACCGCGGTTGGTTCGAGGCGAAGGGCATCCTGGCCCTGAACCTGGTGTCGTCGCCGGGATCGGGCAAGACCACCCTGCTCGAGCGCACCGTCACGGCGCTGCGGGACGAGATGCCCATCGTAGTGATCGAAGGCGACCAGCAGACACTCACCGACGCCGAACGCATCGCCGCCGCCGGCGCGCCTGTCCTCCAGGTCAACACCGGCCACGGCTGCCACCTGGACAGCGAGATGATCCGCCGCGCCGCCGACGAACTGGCGCCGGCCGACGGCGCGCTGCTGTTGATCGAGAACGTGGGCAACCTGGTCTGTCCCGCCCTCTTCGACCTGGGCGAGGCGGCGAAGGTGGTGATCATCTCGACCACCGAGGGCGACGACAAGCCGCTCAAGTATCCCACCATGTTCGCCGTCTCGGACCTCTGCGTGATCAACAAGACGGACCTCCTGCCCTACGTGGACTTCGACATCGAGACCTGCAAGCGGGCGGCCCGGCGGGTCAATCCGGATCTGGCGTTCGTGGAGGTGTCGGCGACCACGGGCGACGGCCTGGACGGCTGGTTCGCCTGGCTGCGCCGACGGCGCGCGGAGCCGAAGGGCTGA
- a CDS encoding hydrogenase maturation nickel metallochaperone HypA, producing the protein MHEMSLAMNIVAIAGEQAAAHGAGAVRAIHADVGVLAGVEARSLAFCFEAARAGTPMADAELVIHEIPGRGRCRDCGAEVPVAFFVAVCPECGAGGVEITSGRELRVRSLDIA; encoded by the coding sequence ATGCACGAGATGTCCCTTGCCATGAACATCGTGGCGATCGCCGGCGAGCAGGCGGCCGCCCACGGCGCCGGGGCGGTCCGGGCGATCCACGCCGACGTGGGCGTCCTGGCGGGCGTGGAGGCGCGTTCCCTGGCGTTCTGCTTCGAGGCGGCGCGCGCGGGCACGCCGATGGCGGACGCGGAGCTCGTCATCCACGAGATCCCCGGCCGCGGGCGCTGCCGCGACTGCGGGGCCGAAGTGCCGGTTGCCTTCTTCGTGGCCGTCTGCCCGGAGTGCGGAGCGGGCGGCGTGGAGATCACGTCAGGGCGCGAGCTGCGCGTCCGCTCCCTGGACATCGCTTGA
- a CDS encoding aminotransferase class I/II-fold pyridoxal phosphate-dependent enzyme has translation MPEPKMSAQFEGRRPSVIRMAQIRFDERDDGTEAINVAIGNVSLPMYPAMRARMNDLGGPDSPFRDGVVKYSATSGSRECIDAFLNVIASSGFDTSGLHAHITEGGSQAMELIIAGVCGPAGSGEDPLLLIDAAYTNYKTLCERLGRATCSIQRTLGDDGKFTLPDTAGIERVILKHGPKAIVVIPFDNPTGQYYDRATMNELARLAVKHNLWLLSDEAYRELYYTDDACTSIWGVTEAEVPGVEGRRISIETSSKIWNACGLRIGALVTDNERFHRQAIAEHTVSLCSSVIGQWIFGALAHEDHATLQAWYARQRDYYRGMLFDFTDAMRKALPGMIVSSPDAALYSVLDVRDIAAEGFDALDFVLWCASEGFVMRDGRRITVLTAPMAGFYSVPQGEPNPGRTQVRVAYVESPQRMRAVPALFADLFRQYEAKRAGAQVGT, from the coding sequence ATGCCCGAGCCCAAGATGAGCGCCCAGTTCGAGGGACGCCGTCCGTCCGTCATCCGCATGGCCCAGATCAGGTTCGACGAGCGCGACGACGGCACCGAGGCGATCAACGTCGCCATCGGCAACGTCTCGCTGCCCATGTACCCGGCCATGCGCGCGCGCATGAACGACCTGGGCGGGCCGGACAGCCCGTTCCGCGACGGCGTGGTCAAGTACTCGGCCACCAGCGGCAGCCGGGAATGCATCGACGCCTTCCTGAACGTCATCGCCAGCAGCGGCTTCGACACGTCCGGGTTGCACGCCCACATCACCGAGGGCGGCAGCCAGGCCATGGAGCTGATCATCGCCGGCGTCTGCGGTCCCGCCGGCAGCGGCGAGGATCCCCTGCTGCTGATCGACGCCGCCTACACCAACTACAAGACCCTGTGCGAGCGGCTGGGGCGCGCCACCTGTTCCATCCAGCGCACCCTGGGCGACGACGGCAAGTTCACCCTGCCCGACACCGCCGGGATCGAGCGGGTGATCCTGAAGCACGGTCCCAAGGCCATCGTGGTGATCCCCTTCGACAACCCGACGGGCCAGTACTACGACCGCGCGACGATGAACGAGCTGGCGCGCCTGGCCGTCAAGCACAACCTGTGGCTGCTGAGCGACGAGGCCTACCGCGAGCTCTATTACACGGACGACGCCTGCACGAGCATCTGGGGCGTCACCGAAGCCGAGGTGCCGGGCGTCGAGGGCCGCCGCATCTCCATCGAGACGTCGTCGAAGATCTGGAACGCCTGCGGCCTGCGCATCGGCGCCCTGGTCACCGACAACGAGCGGTTCCACCGGCAGGCCATCGCCGAGCACACGGTCAGCCTGTGCAGCAGCGTCATCGGCCAGTGGATCTTCGGGGCGCTCGCCCATGAGGACCACGCCACGCTGCAGGCCTGGTACGCCCGGCAGCGCGACTACTACCGCGGCATGCTCTTCGACTTCACCGACGCCATGCGCAAAGCCCTGCCCGGCATGATCGTCTCGAGCCCCGACGCCGCCTTGTACTCGGTGCTCGACGTGCGCGACATCGCGGCCGAGGGCTTCGACGCCCTCGACTTCGTGCTGTGGTGCGCGAGCGAGGGCTTCGTGATGCGGGACGGCCGGCGGATCACTGTGCTCACCGCGCCCATGGCCGGCTTCTACAGCGTGCCGCAGGGCGAGCCGAATCCGGGCCGCACCCAGGTGCGCGTGGCCTACGTGGAGTCGCCGCAGCGCATGAGGGCCGTTCCCGCGCTGTTCGCGGATCTCTTCCGGCAGTACGAGGCCAAGCGGGCGGGGGCGCAGGTGGGAACCTGA
- a CDS encoding SRPBCC domain-containing protein: MSRLALVVPCLCLAISAGAAESPAGAFSFRVEVAVPGQPGAVYDATFGDVTGWWDHSMSGDPLRMYIEPKPGGAFMEIFDESGDGVRHAVVTYAKRGEMLRFEGPLGLAGNSLHMVTTWTFADAEEGHTLVAVEVHAAGEVDARWPAVIERTWVHFLVDRLKPYLEGGGAAQD; the protein is encoded by the coding sequence ATGTCCCGCCTTGCCCTCGTCGTTCCTTGCCTGTGCCTGGCGATCTCCGCCGGCGCCGCCGAATCGCCCGCCGGCGCCTTCTCCTTCAGGGTGGAGGTCGCGGTTCCCGGCCAGCCCGGCGCCGTCTACGACGCCACCTTCGGCGACGTAACCGGCTGGTGGGACCACAGCATGTCCGGCGATCCGTTGCGGATGTACATCGAGCCGAAGCCCGGCGGCGCCTTCATGGAGATCTTCGACGAGAGCGGAGACGGGGTGCGCCACGCCGTGGTCACCTACGCCAAGCGGGGCGAGATGCTGCGCTTCGAGGGGCCCCTGGGGCTGGCGGGCAACTCCCTGCACATGGTCACCACCTGGACCTTCGCGGACGCGGAAGAGGGGCACACCCTGGTGGCGGTGGAGGTCCACGCCGCCGGCGAGGTGGACGCGCGCTGGCCCGCGGTGATCGAGCGCACCTGGGTACATTTCCTGGTAGACAGGCTCAAGCCCTACCTGGAAGGTGGGGGCGCTGCGCAGGACTGA
- a CDS encoding prolyl oligopeptidase family serine peptidase — protein MRRWQLFITVPLVAAAACAGAAAERDHVIVPEDYFSLVYADSPAVSPDNGSAAWIQSGWAGPGAGRSSELWLTDLDARTSRRLTFDLARPHGPVWSVDGEWIYFAGSWDRGEERPPYDGSHQVWRIRPDGADLFAVTRIEDGVDLFALTRDGKHLYYTVGQEKHDDEWEDLKQKWSDLEYGHGVVEFDEVRRLDLSSWRDEQVLEATRVINFMALSHDGGKLAMQTTPDEETIFNEGWSRIDVLDLASGEIEHVTSEAWREDHPSPFGWITEMDWAHDGKALAFAIAYDGFASQLWVAEWRDDGVQLQRITRPHPVSLQGDIAWRGANRALTYLGEDRGRVRVYQVDGVSGGAQGRTRDLTGGDVVCTAYDFDDEGKTAVVAVDLLDRVGDLYNLEKGALTPRTDVNPQMAAWILPRILDYTWTGGDGDEVHGILELPAGHDPATDGPLPAIIELHGGPTSSTLYRFRLWIYGRALMAANGYALLSPNYHGSLGYGDEFLAKLIDRENEIEVTDIVTGTEKLIADGIADPDRIGVMGWSNGGYLTNCMIVARPDLFKAASSGAGVLDMVIQWGVEDTPGHVVNFMQGLPWERPEHYQAASPLYGLDRVTTPTVIHVGGADPRVPPAHSRALYRALYHYLDVPVELVVYPDEGHGLSTYENRLAKMEWDLAWFDKYLLGVLNGDGE, from the coding sequence TTGCGCCGATGGCAGCTCTTCATAACCGTCCCGCTCGTCGCGGCCGCCGCCTGCGCCGGGGCCGCCGCGGAGCGCGATCACGTGATCGTCCCCGAGGACTATTTCTCCCTGGTCTATGCCGACAGCCCGGCGGTGTCGCCGGACAACGGGTCCGCGGCCTGGATCCAGAGCGGCTGGGCCGGACCCGGCGCCGGACGCTCTTCAGAGCTGTGGCTCACCGACCTCGACGCGCGCACCAGCCGGCGGCTCACCTTCGACCTGGCCCGGCCGCACGGACCGGTCTGGAGCGTCGACGGCGAGTGGATCTACTTCGCCGGCAGCTGGGACCGCGGCGAGGAGAGGCCACCCTACGACGGCAGCCACCAGGTGTGGCGCATCCGGCCCGACGGCGCCGACCTCTTCGCGGTGACCCGGATCGAGGACGGCGTGGACCTCTTCGCGCTGACCCGCGACGGCAAGCATCTCTACTACACCGTCGGCCAGGAGAAACACGACGACGAGTGGGAGGATCTCAAGCAGAAGTGGAGCGATCTCGAGTACGGACACGGCGTGGTGGAATTCGACGAGGTGCGCCGGCTCGACCTCTCCAGCTGGCGCGACGAGCAGGTGCTCGAGGCGACGCGCGTGATCAACTTCATGGCCCTGTCGCACGACGGCGGCAAGCTGGCCATGCAGACCACGCCCGACGAGGAGACCATCTTCAACGAGGGGTGGTCGCGCATCGACGTGCTGGACCTCGCCAGCGGCGAGATCGAGCACGTCACGTCGGAGGCCTGGCGCGAGGACCATCCGTCGCCCTTCGGCTGGATCACCGAGATGGACTGGGCGCACGACGGCAAGGCCCTGGCCTTCGCGATCGCCTACGACGGTTTCGCCAGCCAGCTCTGGGTGGCGGAGTGGCGCGACGACGGCGTCCAGCTGCAGCGCATCACGCGGCCCCACCCGGTCAGCCTGCAGGGCGACATCGCCTGGCGCGGCGCGAACCGGGCCCTGACCTACCTGGGCGAGGACCGCGGCCGCGTCAGGGTCTACCAGGTCGACGGCGTCAGCGGCGGCGCGCAGGGCAGGACCCGCGACCTGACCGGCGGCGACGTGGTCTGCACGGCCTACGACTTCGACGACGAGGGCAAGACGGCCGTCGTCGCCGTGGACCTGCTCGATCGCGTGGGCGACCTCTACAACCTGGAGAAGGGCGCGCTCACGCCGCGCACGGACGTCAATCCCCAGATGGCGGCCTGGATCCTGCCCCGGATCCTCGACTACACCTGGACCGGCGGCGACGGCGACGAGGTGCACGGCATCCTGGAGCTGCCGGCCGGCCACGATCCCGCGACCGACGGGCCGCTGCCGGCGATCATCGAGCTGCACGGCGGGCCGACCTCGTCGACCCTGTACCGCTTCCGCCTCTGGATCTACGGCCGCGCCCTGATGGCGGCCAACGGCTACGCCCTGCTCAGCCCCAACTACCACGGCTCGCTGGGCTACGGCGACGAGTTCCTCGCGAAGCTGATCGACCGCGAGAACGAGATCGAGGTCACCGACATCGTCACCGGCACCGAGAAGCTGATCGCCGACGGCATCGCCGATCCGGACAGGATCGGCGTGATGGGCTGGAGCAACGGCGGCTACCTGACCAACTGCATGATCGTGGCGCGCCCGGACCTCTTCAAGGCCGCCAGCAGCGGCGCCGGCGTGCTGGACATGGTGATCCAGTGGGGCGTCGAGGACACGCCCGGACACGTGGTCAACTTCATGCAGGGGTTGCCCTGGGAGCGCCCCGAGCACTACCAGGCCGCTTCTCCCCTCTACGGCCTGGACAGGGTGACCACGCCGACGGTGATCCACGTGGGCGGCGCCGACCCGCGTGTACCGCCGGCCCACTCGCGCGCGCTGTACCGCGCCCTGTACCACTACCTGGACGTGCCGGTGGAACTGGTCGTCTATCCCGACGAGGGTCACGGCCTGTCCACCTACGAGAACCGCTTGGCCAAGATGGAATGGGATCTGGCCTGGTTCGACAAGTACCTGCTGGGGGTGTTGAACGGGGACGGGGAATAG